One window from the genome of Gemmatimonadaceae bacterium encodes:
- a CDS encoding MmcQ/YjbR family DNA-binding protein, whose protein sequence is MAARKPTNIFARVRRLGLALSDVEESTSFGAPALKVGGTMFTCIPTNKSAEPDSLLVRLSFTERDLRLSFAPTIYYLKPHYEGYACVLARMKLLDDDALKELLETSWQFVRSTNATTKRPRRRNASPPGNVK, encoded by the coding sequence ATGGCGGCGCGCAAACCAACGAACATCTTCGCGCGAGTTCGCCGACTCGGCCTCGCGCTGTCTGACGTCGAAGAGAGCACCTCGTTCGGCGCGCCCGCGCTGAAAGTCGGCGGGACCATGTTCACGTGCATCCCCACCAACAAGTCTGCCGAGCCAGATTCATTGCTGGTGCGGTTGAGCTTTACCGAGCGCGATCTGCGATTGTCCTTCGCGCCGACGATTTACTATCTCAAGCCGCACTATGAGGGGTACGCGTGCGTGCTCGCACGCATGAAACTGCTCGACGATGATGCGTTGAAAGAGCTGCTGGAAACAAGCTGGCAATTCGTGCGTTCGACGAACGCTACGACCAAGCGCCCCCGGAGACGCAACGCAAGTCCACCAGGCAACGTGAAATAG